Part of the Cyanobacteria bacterium GSL.Bin1 genome is shown below.
GTTATTCCAAACTTTGACGCTTGTAAATCAGCATAATAATCCGTTTCATTGTCAAAAGCATAACCTGTATAACTCCCTTCAATATTCTCAGCAACTTCTTTATCCACAATGTGCTTGGGGAATGTTTTTATTTTTTTAGGAAGCTCCTTGATTATTTTCTCTTCTGGTATTGAAAAAGAAATTCTACGAAAGTTTTTTGGAGTTGGAAAATATTTTACTAAGGGCTGAGGTACTAACTGATAGTGTAAGTTGCGAATTGTTTCTGGTGTCCACTCTCGTTTAAAGTATAAGAAATCAGTATGAGCTCTAGGTAAAAACCACCATTTAGGATAACGCCAAAACTTTCCTGCATAAGGATAAGGTTGGGGAGTATCGGCTCCATCAATAATAATTGTATTATTAAAGCTCAGATATGGTAAAAATTCTAAAAACAAACCAAAAGACCTAAAAATATCCGCAAAAATAATTAGATCAAAAATTCCTTTTGATAGCTTTTTTCTAATATTTGATCTATCTACAGAAACATCATTAAGCAAGCCATAAATTGTAAACCCCCCTCCATGAATTTGGTATTTTTTACTCAACCCCTGTTTATAAATTAAATCCTTTTTCGGGTAGTCAGTCACTTGAATTTTTTCTGATAACGATTTAAATCCATGCAAGAGACTATCAGATAAAAAATCGCCTTCACTACCAGTGATAAAAAGAATATTATGTATTTTCATTGCACGGTATATATGCTTAAAGCTAGTTCTTTAATGCTTCGATTAAGTAGCGTGGTGCTGTGTGGAAAGTGTAAAATCGTAAATGAGTTTTATCCATTACACCACTCTCTGTATATTCAAATTGTCCTAAAGCAAGTTTCCAGCGATCGCGCCAATTTGCAATATTGGGGACAGCAATAATTACCTTACCACCAATTTTCAAATAAGGAAGCAATTTTTTAATTACTTTCACCGGATCAACCAAATGCTCTAAAACATGAGAGAAAATAATCACATCAAACTCCTCAAAGGGTAAGCTAGGGATTTGATCCTTTTCGACATCTGCTAAGTAACAGCCATTTAAATTAGACTGAGCAATGGGATATTCGACACGGGAAGAAGTAATGCCAACGACTTGGGTTGACGAGTAAAGAGAACGGATTGCCTTTCCTAAATCTCCAGCCCCACAGCCAATATCTAGAATAGCGCGATCATCCTCAGTGATGTACTGAAGAACACTAGAGTTTCCAGCATTACTGTATAAAGTTTGTTCATTAAGTCCCATAATTTTTAGTTCGATTTTTGGGTATCACTAAATTTTTCTTTAGCTTTAAAAAATGATTAAATAAGAATAAGAAATGCAAGACAAACATTGCAATTTATATTTCTAATTCATTTTTATTTAAATAAGATTTAACTCTTTTGG
Proteins encoded:
- a CDS encoding methyltransferase domain-containing protein — translated: MGLNEQTLYSNAGNSSVLQYITEDDRAILDIGCGAGDLGKAIRSLYSSTQVVGITSSRVEYPIAQSNLNGCYLADVEKDQIPSLPFEEFDVIIFSHVLEHLVDPVKVIKKLLPYLKIGGKVIIAVPNIANWRDRWKLALGQFEYTESGVMDKTHLRFYTFHTAPRYLIEALKN
- a CDS encoding glycosyltransferase family 1 protein; the protein is MHNILFITGSEGDFLSDSLLHGFKSLSEKIQVTDYPKKDLIYKQGLSKKYQIHGGGFTIYGLLNDVSVDRSNIRKKLSKGIFDLIIFADIFRSFGLFLEFLPYLSFNNTIIIDGADTPQPYPYAGKFWRYPKWWFLPRAHTDFLYFKREWTPETIRNLHYQLVPQPLVKYFPTPKNFRRISFSIPEEKIIKELPKKIKTFPKHIVDKEVAENIEGSYTGYAFDNETDYYADLQASKFGITTKRSGWDCLRHYEIAANGCVPCFRDLDQKPDTCAPHGLDESNCIIYHNYEELVSKVKAIDEKKYQELQANALSWVKQNTTVARAQEILSIFEKVK